The following DNA comes from Melospiza georgiana isolate bMelGeo1 chromosome 10, bMelGeo1.pri, whole genome shotgun sequence.
ATAGCTGTGCTAAGAGTGCTGTTCATACAGCAGAATGAATGTTGTCAGTTCTTGGTTTGTATCCACTTAAAAGCGTCTTGGTTTGAAAGAGAGATGTCCACCAAAGAAGGTGGGAATCTCCCTTGGAATAGAAAACATGGCTCCAAATTATTACAGCTTTTAAATTATGgggctttcaggcaaagatacaagaaaaggaataacagttctatactaataaataaataaatatatataaataaataaaaagtgcTGCAGGCCCTTTCCCCTCCGGTGCAGTTCCAGTCGCAGCCAGCAGGGGCGCTGGTGGCTCCCGGCCCGGCAGGGAGGGGCGATTATTCCCCCGCgcctgcagggggcgctgtggcgcGGGCTCGGTGCCGCTCTGCCCGCGGGTGATGGCCGAGagagggaagaggggccgggctcctgaaggcaGCTGGAGATGCTCCCTccggagaggaggaggaggtcagGGCCCTGGGGTTCCCCTGAGGCACCTGAGTAGATGGTGAGGGTCCTTCCCAGGAGGCTGGATGTTAACAAGGTGCCAGTCCCACGGCAGCTCTGACCAGCAGAGGCTCACCCACAGTAAGGAGAGCCAGTGAAGGACAGAACTCTGCAGTGGCAGTGAattctccctgcagcagcagcctgacacCAAGATCACAACTTTCACTCCAACTCTCACCTCTGATCTCTGAGAGTGAATGAGGGCCAACCCCAGCCCCTTACCCCTCAAAATCTGGCAGCATCTCTGCCTTTCCCAAGAGGAAACCCCCCCAGCTAAGAGATATAGCAAACTGCATCCTCTCCCTTGTCCTAGTCAcatcttttttctctgttgttcCAGTCTCTTAGGCAACAATGGGAGAAAAATTCCCTAAGAGaaactaaattttaaaaaaaggaaaaaatcctgtcCTCTAACAGAAGGCAGCATGAATTTAGAAACAGGCAAATTCTATTTCTAAGTTGCATCACTGTCCAGTTGCTGACAGTAAGGGAGGGAGTGTGTTCTGCTTTTTAATTGCTGTAATCTGAAATCTAGAAATGCCTTTTTTACTGTTACTGATTGGCCTTTGTTAGCCCTTCATGGGGGGCTGGCTTGAGCGGACTTGTTTGGTTGAGACCACTAGCTCAGTGTACTTTAAACTTCATTAAAACTCTGTACAGTGAAAGTAACATTTGAAACTTTAATCAGATTTTGGTGTCAAGAGAAATAACTCACTTcatctgttttctgtgtgtttttaagTAGATAATAGATGTGGAGCATGATCCCAACGCAGGCGACTCGCTGGAGTATGATGCAGAGTGGATTGCAATCCTCAAGGCCACCAACAGTCTTGTTAATGTGACCCAGAACTCCTGGAATATGCCTGAAAATAATGGCCTCCATGCCAAGTAAGTTGTCTGCAAAATAGAAATGttagtttgtttttctggaCTTCAAGTAAAGGTGTATTTGAGTTGTTCCTGTTCTGCAGCCTGTAATGCCTGTAGGACTTGCTAGATGccttggaaagaaaaggggatGAAAAAAGATGTAGTCTAAAGCATACAGCTTCTTTACTGTTCTACCTGGGCAGttagttttattttgcaaaCTTAGATATCAGCATTTGAGGGACAGAAACTATACCATGAGGCTGAAAATCAGGCTGGGTTATGGGCATGGGTTGACATAATACATGATCCCTGGTGGGGAGAAGGGTTTCTCAGTACTGaccaaaagaaaatgaaaatggtCCTGAAAAAGCACTTGGGAAATAAAGTGCCTGTTGTAAGATGTATTTATAATCCATCTGTGAAGGTTGCACTCTCTGGGGGTCACAGGCAGTACCTTTTGACTTGCTTCACTTATTTAAACTTTATGCACTTGTTTAGGTGGGATTACAGTGTGACAGAAGAAGCCATTAAAGAGGTGCTAGAAGAGCTGAACCATGACCTCAAAATTCCTTGCAACTTCACATTGACAGCTGCTTGTTATGATCCCAGCAAGCCCCAAAAGAACATGGAGCCAGTTCATACCATCAATCCACAGACCACTGAGTTCTGTGCCCAGTTTGGCCTCACTGACATCAATGACAGGATCCAGCAGGCTAAAGAAGAGAGCTCAGGACGAGGTGaatgtgaggaagaggaggaagaggagatggACAGTACTGGGTCAGCAGAGGAACCCAGTGAATACAATACAGATAATTCTGGCCTCTCATCCTTTAACCCAGATGAAATAATGCTGGATGAAGAAGGTGGTGATGAAGACTTGAGTACATGTTCTGTAGATCCCTCCCCTGACCACCCTCCTGAGTTCTCCACGAGCTTCTCCGACATCCGGGTCATGCCCGACTCCATGGCGGTGTCGTCTGACGATGCCACGGACTCCAACAACGAGGAGCTGGAGAGGTGTggggggagcaggcagggggagGAAAGGAGCCCCACTGAGAGGGCCTTAAAGCGCATTGGTGCTGATGAGAACGGCAACGGCGGCGTTAAAAAGATCAAGAGAAGGAACCAAGCCATCTATGCTGCAGAGGATGAAGATAAAACTGATTAACAGGGTGTGTAACTAAGttctctcccagcctttctGTGGGAAGGTGGTGAGAGTTGTACTGGACTACATGTGCTTTTAATGTTACATGATCTCAGTCATGTTACTTTCCTCAGCTCAGAGGCTGGGTGTACTTCTCGCAGGGAAGGTGACTTACACAGAATAGTCAAAGAAAGAAGCTGAGACTTTTCCAACAAAGTACTTGGTCAAAGGATGTAAAGTTTGTATATCCTTGATTTTGTTTCAGTTCTTGGTGTATGGTGTACACTCCATATCTTCATCTGAAAAAGATTCACCATGCTTGTTTAACAAGACCTCTTAAACTGTACCCTGAGTCCAAGTGAGAGGATGTCTGACTTACAAGACtgaatgattttattttactgtttttatcTTGTTTTATACTGAACTATTAATACAAAGTAGCATACGCAATAACCCTGTGAATGAAATTGGAAATAGAATTCCCATGATAACAAAACAGCAACAGAAGAATGAAGATTTTTGTTTCTGGTGATAGTCATGCCACAGAAAAACTTTGTGGTCATAAACAAAACAATATGTATTGTCCAGGATTGGCTTTTAATTACAGTTCTGATAGCAAACCAAGTCTCTTGATTTGGAGGATGACGGTTTTATGGGGACCATGAAAGGGTGCATCTCTGTGCTTAAAAACTCTCTTTTGCTCTGTTTCTTAAAACTTGAGAACAATGTCTTAAAATGAAAGCAGTTAGGAAGGACAGCTTCCAAAATGTGGACACCATGACTGTGTCAACTCTGACTAATCAGGGTTGTGGTTTGTGTTCATACAAGGTGGTGGGTGTGTAAGCTGTCTGGGACAGTAACAGCTCCCGTTATCATTAGAGTCACTTCTCACTTGTCATTTCAGTAGCTGTAACTTGCTGAACTTTTAAAACTGGTTTTGGGAATCTTCCAAAGCACTTCTGTAATCTTCAGCtgagggaagcaggagctgccagaacAGTGACCCTCTtggaagttttctttttaaatttttttgccCATAATTATTAGTAAATGGCACTCCTTTGGCCTAAGAGGCCACAAGGATAAAACTGAGTGAATTCATGAAAATGACAGTTTTCAAGCATATATCATTAGACACATCAGCCTTCCTGACAGATGGAATTCCTCATGGCTGTGCTGCCTGAGAGCAGAAGTAGCTCCTGTGCTTTTCCCCCTCCAAGGCACAGGCACTGAGAAGAGGAAATCATCCTGACAGGAACAGGGAACTAGACAGGGAGCAGTGAGTGAAATACATCTGTGAGTGTGAGTTGTATCAGGGTCGGGAATTAATCTGTCTTTAATCACTTCCATGGTCTGGAGTTCATCTTGCTTCCTCTCCTGTCAAGCAGTTCACTACAAAAACCAAACATGTTAAGTATTCAAGGACTAGAAAAGGGCATAATTAATGCTCTCAGCAATTCAATTAACAGCTCATCTGTCAGAACAGCCACCAAAGAGCTGTGCTGAGGTATGAGGAGAAACTGGGAGTAACCCGGGTGTGACACTCAGGCTATGTGAAATGGCTGTGAACTGTCAGGTAAATTATTGAAGCAAATGAGTCTCTTTAAGGgtcctggctctgcagtggTAAAATCTTAATCATACCTTATGATATGAACACTATAATggaaataaagtattttaaaaataaattctgttatGAACTTGAAAAGCCTCCCAGGGAACCTAAGCATGGCATTGAGCTCTCAGGGTGTCTGCACACAAATAGAAAATGTATCTTGCATGTTACTGACTTTTCAGTCTgattccttttgtttttaaaataaacttctgTGTTGTACCATGCCTCCCCCCTTCTGATGAATGTGTTTCTAGAAGGCAGGAGACTCCGACTCAATATACAATACTGATTTTTGaatctttaaagattttttgtAAAGTATTTCAGTGTCCACTGAGCAGAGTGCAGCTGATAAATACAGTGAACATAAATGTTTTTGAGTGTGAATCATGTCTGACCTCTAGAGTCGCCGTGCCCTACCTTGCAGTTGTTCACACCCTCTGCAGTTTGCAGTGTCCTCTCCTACCTTGCTTTCATCCATTATGGATTTTCCCTGTCGGCAGGATTCTCTGCTGCAAGGAGGATTCAGTAGAAGTGCTGAGCTTTTCTAGTAAAGGCCAGATACTTCAAAAAGGAAAACTCTAGGGAATGCTGATAAATTTAAATTGGCTTTTAAGACTCAGAGTCTCCAGTCCCCTTTAAAAAGATTTAGTCTCTCTGAAAACTTTTGAAATGCTGATGAGAAACCTCTGTAAAATCTTCCTCTGTACAGCCCTTGTATTGCAGTTTTTTTCAGTGAGTGTACTTAGTCTAAAACTGGTTTTGCTGTTATTAGTGCTTGAGAAAAGCTCCATCCCAGGCCAGCACACAGGTTTTTTGACAGCATGTCATCAGTCTGCTCAGTGAAAAACAGCAAAGAGGTCTACCCTTGTTTTATAATGGAGTATTTTGAATTAAATCTATTAAGGTCACCTTGTGGCTGCACCCTAAGCTATGTTTGTTGTACTCCTGTTATCCTGTGCAGTCTCTAGCAGCTGCCAAGCCTCTGTTTTCCCGCGAAGGAAATAGATTGAGAGGTGTGAACCCGAGCTTTTTGTGGTTCTCCCATCCTCCTCCCGTTTAGTTCTGACTTCAGGGTGGGTACAGTCAGTGTCCCCATGCCT
Coding sequences within:
- the DBR1 gene encoding lariat debranching enzyme, yielding MKVAVAGCCHGALDKMYETLELLQRRHNVWPDLLLCCGDFQAVRNEADLRCMAVPAKYRHMQTFYRYYSGEKKAPVLTVFIGGNHEASNHLQELPYGGWVAPNIYYLGYAGVVRFRGVRIGGISGIFKSHDYRKGHFECPPYNQQTIRSAYHVRNIEVFKLKQLRRPMDIFMSHDWPRSIYHYGNKKQLLKMKSFFRQEVESNTLGSPAASELLQHLKPTYWFSAHLHVKFAAFMQHETNSKEELPKATKFLALDKCLPHRDFLQIIDVEHDPNAGDSLEYDAEWIAILKATNSLVNVTQNSWNMPENNGLHAKWDYSVTEEAIKEVLEELNHDLKIPCNFTLTAACYDPSKPQKNMEPVHTINPQTTEFCAQFGLTDINDRIQQAKEESSGRGECEEEEEEEMDSTGSAEEPSEYNTDNSGLSSFNPDEIMLDEEGGDEDLSTCSVDPSPDHPPEFSTSFSDIRVMPDSMAVSSDDATDSNNEELERCGGSRQGEERSPTERALKRIGADENGNGGVKKIKRRNQAIYAAEDEDKTD